In Bradyrhizobium lablabi, one DNA window encodes the following:
- a CDS encoding amino acid ABC transporter permease: protein MQTYQFRWDVIPNNIDFLMSGLQMTLIISATALVFAMIGGLLLALVDMSRYLAVRAIGLAIGEVIRNTPILVQLLWVYYVLPIVFNIRISSFAAILIGLSVYMAAFMSEVYRSGIQAVPKGHREAAQVLGLTPFQSFRRIVLPQAIRFTLPPLASNFVQLIKFSSLGAVISVTEITRRGMELSSSTFRPLEIFSFIAVVYFLICWPLSMTIRIWEHRLAQR from the coding sequence ATGCAGACTTACCAATTCCGATGGGACGTCATCCCGAATAACATCGACTTCCTGATGTCGGGGTTGCAGATGACGCTGATCATTTCGGCGACCGCCTTGGTCTTCGCGATGATCGGCGGGTTGCTGCTCGCGCTCGTCGACATGTCGCGCTACCTGGCGGTGAGGGCGATCGGACTGGCGATCGGCGAGGTGATCCGTAATACACCGATCCTGGTGCAGCTCCTATGGGTCTACTACGTGCTGCCGATCGTCTTTAACATCCGCATCTCCTCGTTCGCCGCGATCCTGATCGGCCTGTCGGTCTACATGGCCGCCTTCATGTCGGAGGTCTATCGGAGCGGCATCCAGGCGGTGCCGAAGGGCCATCGCGAAGCCGCGCAAGTCCTCGGCTTAACGCCGTTCCAGAGCTTCCGCCGCATCGTCCTACCGCAGGCGATCCGCTTCACGCTGCCGCCGCTCGCCTCCAATTTTGTGCAACTGATCAAGTTCTCATCGCTCGGCGCGGTGATCTCGGTCACCGAGATCACGCGGCGGGGGATGGAGCTGTCGTCCTCGACGTTTCGGCCGCTTGAAATCTTCTCGTTCATCGCGGTCGTCTACTTCCTTATCTGCTGGCCGCTGTCGATGACAATCCGTATCTGGGAGCATCGCCTTGCGCAACGCTGA
- a CDS encoding M20/M25/M40 family metallo-hydrolase produces the protein MRNAEPAPDARHNIANEVAAGRDALIAMTQRLVAASSPNPPGDVTQAADVAATLLAEIDGARVEWFETAPGIVNLVAMIDSGRPGKRLVFNGHLDTFPLGEDLGWTVSPLGGTLRDGKLYGRGVSDMKGGIAASLVATQVLARHRNAWSGEIVVTLAGDEENMGSLGSRWLLENISHAKGDAMISGDVGSPLVVRFGEKGLCWIEIDATGQPAHGAHVHKGVNAIDRLRTALEGLKRLEALPVNAPPAVTAAIMAAKSVSEPLSGAGEADTLQRITVNIGTISGGVSPNLVPSHARAAADIRLPVGVTLDEVEAALRRELGAIDGVTWRVIEKYPPGFTPPHHEIVRHTVAAATEILGRAPVVNMRVGASDARLYRMFGVPSVVFGCTPFGMGGPDEYILVDELVRVAQVHALAALAFLSDSEEGTT, from the coding sequence TTGCGCAACGCTGAGCCAGCCCCGGACGCACGTCACAACATCGCCAACGAGGTCGCCGCCGGTCGCGATGCGCTGATTGCCATGACGCAGCGTCTCGTCGCAGCGTCTTCGCCCAATCCGCCCGGCGACGTGACCCAGGCCGCCGACGTCGCCGCCACGCTACTGGCGGAGATCGACGGAGCGCGCGTCGAGTGGTTCGAGACCGCACCCGGCATCGTCAATCTGGTGGCGATGATCGACAGCGGACGTCCCGGCAAGCGTCTCGTCTTTAATGGCCATCTCGACACGTTCCCGCTCGGCGAGGACCTCGGCTGGACGGTATCGCCGCTAGGGGGAACCTTGCGCGACGGCAAACTCTACGGACGCGGCGTGTCGGACATGAAGGGCGGCATCGCCGCCTCGCTTGTTGCCACACAGGTGCTCGCGCGCCATCGCAACGCCTGGAGCGGTGAGATCGTCGTCACGCTCGCGGGCGATGAGGAGAACATGGGCTCGCTCGGATCGCGCTGGCTGCTGGAGAACATCTCCCACGCCAAGGGCGACGCGATGATCAGCGGCGACGTCGGCTCCCCGCTCGTGGTCCGATTCGGCGAGAAGGGCCTGTGCTGGATCGAGATCGATGCAACCGGCCAGCCCGCACATGGCGCGCACGTCCACAAGGGCGTCAACGCAATAGACCGGCTGCGCACCGCGCTCGAAGGGCTCAAGCGTCTGGAGGCGCTTCCGGTCAATGCCCCCCCGGCCGTCACCGCAGCGATCATGGCCGCAAAGTCCGTATCGGAACCCTTGTCGGGGGCTGGCGAGGCCGACACGCTGCAACGCATAACGGTGAACATCGGCACGATCTCGGGCGGTGTCTCGCCCAACCTCGTGCCGTCCCACGCGCGGGCCGCGGCGGATATCCGCCTGCCGGTCGGCGTCACGCTGGATGAGGTCGAGGCGGCGTTGCGGCGTGAACTCGGCGCAATCGACGGCGTCACCTGGCGCGTCATCGAGAAGTATCCGCCGGGATTCACCCCACCACACCATGAGATCGTGCGCCACACGGTCGCGGCCGCGACCGAGATCCTCGGCCGCGCTCCTGTCGTCAACATGCGCGTCGGCGCATCGGATGCGCGGCTCTATCGCATGTTCGGTGTGCCCAGCGTGGTGTTCGGCTGCACACCATTCGGCATGGGCGGACCGGACGAGTACATTCTGGTTGATGAGCTCGTGCGGGTGGCGCAGGTGCATGCATTGGCCGCGCTCGCATTTCTGAGCGACTCTGAAGAAGGAACGACATGA
- a CDS encoding arginase family protein, which translates to MTEAQLLATTSGFMGVPWATSAAGAKAAILGVPFDCGTHAFRIGSRQGPASIREQSRLVRAYESEVADYDVRAQLKLVDCGDVVLTPSRIQDAFARIEEASWRIVEADTTPIGFGGDGSISVPLVRAAARKWPDLCVLHIDSHTDCHPVNPDHPYDAASQFSHAALEQRISPSASYYVGIRGPTYRSGVMDHTRSLGYNVITMRDYVRRGEADVLAELHDAMKGRPVYLSWDMDSFDPSVAPGVCTPTWGGFTAREGLQLLRGLAGLDIVAIDINTVSPPHDVNGMTAHLAAYVAYETLLLLEHRAARES; encoded by the coding sequence ATGACGGAAGCCCAACTGCTCGCCACGACGTCCGGATTCATGGGCGTACCGTGGGCCACCTCCGCGGCCGGTGCCAAGGCGGCAATCCTCGGCGTGCCATTCGATTGCGGCACGCATGCGTTCCGTATCGGCTCGCGGCAGGGGCCCGCGTCGATCCGTGAACAATCGCGACTGGTGCGCGCCTACGAGTCGGAGGTTGCAGACTACGACGTCCGGGCACAGCTCAAGCTGGTCGATTGCGGCGACGTGGTGCTGACGCCGAGCCGGATCCAGGACGCCTTCGCGCGCATCGAGGAAGCTTCATGGCGGATCGTCGAGGCCGACACGACTCCGATCGGGTTCGGTGGTGACGGCTCGATCTCGGTGCCGCTGGTTCGCGCCGCCGCGCGCAAATGGCCCGACCTGTGCGTGCTGCATATCGACAGCCATACTGACTGCCATCCGGTCAATCCCGATCATCCCTATGACGCGGCGAGCCAGTTCAGCCATGCGGCGCTCGAGCAGCGCATCTCGCCGAGCGCGTCCTATTACGTCGGCATCCGTGGCCCGACCTATCGGTCGGGCGTGATGGATCACACCCGCTCGCTCGGCTACAACGTGATTACGATGCGCGACTACGTGCGGCGCGGCGAGGCAGACGTGCTGGCGGAGCTGCATGATGCGATGAAGGGCCGCCCGGTCTATCTCTCCTGGGACATGGATTCGTTCGATCCCTCCGTGGCACCCGGCGTGTGCACTCCGACCTGGGGCGGATTCACCGCTCGCGAGGGATTGCAATTGCTGCGCGGCCTCGCCGGTCTCGACATCGTCGCGATCGACATCAATACCGTCAGCCCGCCGCACGACGTTAACGGAATGACGGCGCATCTCGCTGCCTATGTAGCTTACGAGACGCTGCTCCTGCTAGAACACCGCGCCGCTCGCGAGTCATGA
- a CDS encoding ABC transporter permease: protein MNPILLTPLDISIAASLIILDAALSIWLRLRLHRQIAIAAARMVVQLVAIGYVLRFIFSLNNPAATLLLVVVMMLVAAREVAARPERRFRGHTNLVIGFVSVGFATFVTAILALTTAIRPQPWFDPHYAIPLAGIILGNVLNSASLSLDSFLGSVHRERQAIEARLSLGEAYRQAIAPLVREAIRRGLLPIINQMSAAGIVTLPGIMTGQILAGLDPLEAVKYQILLMFLLSGGSGLSALVVSYLAAWRLTDQRQRLRLDRLSNRS from the coding sequence ATGAATCCAATTCTGCTAACGCCGCTGGACATCTCGATCGCCGCCTCCTTGATTATCCTCGATGCGGCGCTTTCAATCTGGCTCAGGCTTCGGCTGCATCGCCAAATCGCTATCGCCGCGGCGAGAATGGTCGTGCAACTCGTTGCAATAGGCTATGTGCTGCGTTTCATCTTTTCCCTGAACAACCCGGCAGCCACCCTGCTCCTTGTTGTCGTCATGATGCTCGTCGCCGCGCGCGAGGTGGCGGCCCGACCGGAGCGCCGGTTCAGGGGCCATACAAACCTCGTGATCGGGTTTGTCAGTGTCGGCTTTGCCACCTTCGTCACGGCGATCCTTGCCTTGACGACGGCGATCCGGCCGCAGCCATGGTTCGATCCACACTATGCGATCCCGCTGGCGGGCATCATTCTCGGCAACGTTCTGAATTCCGCCAGTTTGTCGCTGGATAGTTTTCTAGGGTCGGTCCACCGCGAGCGACAGGCAATAGAAGCACGACTGTCGCTCGGTGAAGCCTATCGCCAAGCGATCGCGCCGCTGGTGCGCGAAGCCATCCGGCGAGGCCTGTTACCCATCATCAATCAAATGTCGGCAGCAGGAATTGTGACGCTGCCGGGAATCATGACGGGACAAATTCTAGCGGGTCTCGATCCTCTCGAGGCTGTCAAATATCAAATCTTGCTAATGTTCCTGTTGTCCGGTGGCAGCGGACTGTCCGCGTTGGTCGTATCCTATCTGGCGGCGTGGCGTCTGACAGACCAGCGCCAGCGATTACGTCTGGACCGGCTGAGTAATAGATCCTAA
- a CDS encoding ABC transporter ATP-binding protein — translation MEAALRVKKLRSEFAGPFELSLGIGTCAVITGSSGSGKSLFLRMIADLDPNEGEVWLNERERASMSAPAWRKQVTYVSAESGWWTDRVIEHFAVNRRSEVEGLAARLGLRVDLLDAPIAQLSTGEKQRFSLIRAVLPDPPVLLLDEPTGPLDEESVVRVEALLRERMATGASILLVTHDPNQAERLGNQHYRMAAGHLEMP, via the coding sequence ATGGAAGCGGCACTCCGTGTGAAAAAGCTCCGCAGCGAGTTCGCCGGGCCGTTCGAGTTGAGTCTCGGCATAGGTACGTGTGCCGTGATTACCGGTTCATCGGGATCTGGCAAAAGTCTCTTTCTTCGCATGATCGCCGACCTCGACCCCAACGAAGGTGAGGTTTGGCTGAATGAAAGGGAACGCGCTTCGATGTCCGCCCCGGCGTGGCGAAAGCAGGTCACGTACGTGTCCGCGGAGTCGGGGTGGTGGACCGACAGAGTGATCGAACACTTCGCCGTAAACAGACGAAGCGAGGTCGAAGGCCTGGCGGCTCGTCTTGGGCTTCGCGTCGATCTTCTGGACGCCCCGATTGCGCAGCTCTCTACCGGTGAGAAGCAACGCTTCTCGCTGATAAGGGCCGTACTGCCAGATCCACCTGTTTTGCTCCTGGACGAACCGACCGGCCCATTAGATGAGGAATCGGTCGTTCGGGTCGAGGCGCTCCTTCGGGAGCGAATGGCAACGGGAGCATCCATCCTGCTGGTCACTCACGATCCAAACCAGGCCGAGCGCTTGGGCAATCAGCACTATCGAATGGCTGCAGGACATCTGGAAATGCCATGA
- a CDS encoding flavin-containing monooxygenase, translated as MVKQKNICVIGAGVAGLTTAKVFKARGHNVTILECSRDLGGVWEPARSYPEVQTQSPKDLYRYTDKPMPNSYPEWPNGPQVHAYLTDYAKDHGLMPRMRFNTTVVGMARRDSGLPGWTLKIRNPDSSTAQEDFDFVAVCTGQFNERRTLSISGEDDFKAAGGEILHSAQHTDSMLVKGKKVVVLGGSKSATDIAVNSVNAGASEVMMVYLEPVWRIPYFIGGLINFKRILYIRAQEEMFRAWGLSAASRVAHAIAKPLVWANWRGLEALLKFQLKLKKCDMVPTGRIEDGVNCSVPIATPGFFPMVADGRIKAIRGTFQRYDGKTIVMTGGERVDADVAILAIGFKLGVPFLPDVYRAKLVEADGQYRLYRFIANPDLPDMGFVGFNSSFCTVLCAEMAANWLVRYADSQLAKQPTDDEMHKNIDMMLHFKRVERPAAGVYGGLCVAPYHFKHFDELLDDMGATLRRRKPLAEKFTPPDADAYARFLASAPDYRVFAS; from the coding sequence ATGGTCAAGCAGAAGAATATTTGCGTCATCGGCGCAGGCGTTGCAGGCCTTACCACAGCAAAGGTATTCAAAGCGCGCGGGCACAATGTAACTATACTCGAATGTAGCCGCGATCTTGGTGGTGTCTGGGAGCCCGCACGTTCCTATCCCGAAGTGCAGACCCAAAGCCCCAAAGATCTCTATCGATATACCGACAAGCCAATGCCTAACTCCTACCCGGAATGGCCGAATGGGCCTCAAGTTCATGCTTATCTGACCGACTACGCCAAAGACCATGGACTGATGCCGCGTATGCGCTTCAACACCACGGTAGTTGGCATGGCGCGTCGCGACTCCGGTTTGCCCGGCTGGACGCTGAAGATTCGAAATCCCGATTCCAGCACCGCCCAGGAAGACTTCGATTTCGTCGCGGTTTGCACAGGCCAGTTCAACGAACGACGGACCCTAAGCATTTCTGGCGAAGACGATTTCAAGGCCGCAGGCGGGGAAATACTTCATTCGGCACAACATACCGATTCAATGCTGGTCAAAGGCAAGAAGGTCGTCGTGCTCGGGGGCTCGAAATCGGCAACGGACATAGCCGTCAACTCGGTCAACGCCGGCGCGAGCGAAGTGATGATGGTGTACCTCGAACCGGTCTGGCGAATTCCCTACTTCATCGGCGGGCTAATCAATTTCAAACGTATTCTCTACATCCGCGCTCAGGAAGAAATGTTCCGCGCCTGGGGCCTAAGCGCTGCGTCACGCGTGGCCCATGCGATCGCCAAGCCCCTGGTGTGGGCAAATTGGCGTGGGCTTGAGGCCCTCCTGAAGTTTCAGTTGAAGCTGAAAAAATGCGACATGGTCCCCACGGGACGCATCGAGGATGGAGTCAATTGTTCGGTTCCGATCGCAACGCCCGGCTTCTTTCCGATGGTGGCCGATGGCCGGATTAAGGCCATCCGCGGCACATTCCAACGCTATGATGGCAAAACAATCGTCATGACCGGTGGTGAACGTGTTGATGCCGACGTTGCGATCCTCGCTATCGGCTTCAAGCTTGGCGTCCCGTTCTTACCGGACGTCTATCGCGCCAAGCTTGTAGAAGCCGATGGCCAGTATCGGCTCTATCGTTTCATCGCCAATCCCGATCTTCCCGACATGGGTTTTGTGGGCTTCAATTCGAGCTTCTGCACGGTCCTCTGTGCCGAGATGGCCGCCAACTGGCTCGTGCGTTACGCCGACAGTCAATTAGCAAAACAACCGACCGACGACGAGATGCACAAAAATATCGACATGATGCTGCACTTTAAACGCGTGGAGAGGCCGGCGGCAGGCGTTTACGGCGGACTTTGCGTCGCGCCCTATCACTTCAAGCATTTCGATGAGCTTCTGGATGACATGGGAGCGACTTTGCGCCGCCGCAAACCATTGGCAGAAAAATTCACTCCGCCCGATGCCGACGCCTACGCCCGATTCCTGGCGTCGGCTCCCGACTATAGGGTTTTCGCGTCGTAA
- a CDS encoding HU family DNA-binding protein, whose amino-acid sequence MPTQMSKSQLIDKIATTTELAKRDVKHVMDTLTDVGHKELKKNGIFLVPGFAKFVVIKKPATKARKGTNPFTGEEMMFKAKPARKIVRARPVKAAKDAV is encoded by the coding sequence ATGCCTACTCAAATGTCCAAATCACAGTTGATTGACAAGATCGCGACCACCACGGAGCTTGCCAAGCGCGACGTAAAGCACGTCATGGATACTCTGACTGATGTCGGTCACAAGGAGCTGAAGAAAAACGGGATCTTTCTCGTTCCAGGTTTTGCAAAGTTCGTCGTCATCAAGAAACCGGCCACCAAGGCGAGGAAGGGCACCAACCCGTTCACGGGTGAGGAAATGATGTTCAAGGCCAAGCCGGCACGGAAGATCGTAAGGGCGAGGCCCGTCAAAGCCGCAAAGGATGCTGTCTAA
- a CDS encoding DUF2934 domain-containing protein gives MQDLEQSIRERAYHLWIADGCRDGRADTHWLAAQREVLARSLGGIARVTIAETPAVSTPSDKKPRKAKAVSKAKGKRRAA, from the coding sequence ATGCAGGATCTGGAACAGTCCATTCGCGAACGTGCGTACCATCTGTGGATCGCTGATGGTTGTCGCGATGGACGGGCCGACACACACTGGCTGGCTGCACAGCGCGAAGTCTTGGCGAGATCTCTTGGAGGTATCGCCCGTGTGACGATTGCGGAGACACCCGCCGTATCCACCCCATCTGACAAAAAGCCGCGGAAGGCTAAAGCTGTTTCAAAGGCAAAAGGAAAACGACGCGCGGCTTAA
- a CDS encoding alpha/beta fold hydrolase translates to MNWENETGTFALGDFAVEKGGVIREASLAWQRFGTLNDKRDNLILYPSSYSARLADMSWLIGPEGILDPTRWCIIAVGMFSNGESSGAAETPDYPALVTVADNVRAQKRLVTEMCGVDKLAAVYGFSMGGMQAYHWAALYPEMVKRAFVVCGSARTADHNKVFLSGLLRTLEAAPEHTGNGRFSSEPVLALKAFGHIYAAWGLSQDFYRAGLYKSALGAPDLETFVRTNWAERFSQCRAANLYAQALAWFHGDISGNTLYNGDLTQALQSIKAQMLLMPSETDLYFRVADNAAELPHLATGTLRSIPSVWGHRAGNPSANPADAAFLKARVADLLLG, encoded by the coding sequence TTGAATTGGGAGAATGAGACGGGCACCTTTGCACTCGGCGATTTTGCCGTGGAAAAAGGCGGCGTGATCCGCGAGGCCTCGCTCGCCTGGCAGCGCTTTGGCACGCTCAACGACAAGCGCGACAATCTCATTCTCTACCCCAGCAGCTATTCCGCGCGTCTCGCGGATATGTCCTGGCTGATCGGGCCGGAGGGCATTCTCGATCCCACGCGCTGGTGCATCATCGCCGTGGGCATGTTCTCGAACGGGGAATCGTCCGGCGCGGCGGAGACGCCGGATTATCCCGCGCTCGTCACCGTCGCCGACAATGTTCGGGCGCAAAAGCGTCTCGTCACGGAAATGTGCGGCGTGGACAAACTCGCCGCCGTTTATGGATTTTCGATGGGCGGTATGCAGGCCTATCATTGGGCGGCGCTCTACCCCGAAATGGTGAAACGCGCCTTCGTCGTCTGCGGCAGCGCCCGCACAGCCGATCACAACAAAGTTTTTCTGTCCGGCCTGTTGCGCACGCTCGAAGCCGCGCCCGAGCATACCGGCAATGGCCGCTTTTCGAGCGAGCCGGTGCTGGCGCTCAAGGCCTTTGGCCACATTTATGCCGCCTGGGGCCTGAGCCAGGATTTCTACCGTGCCGGCCTCTACAAAAGCGCGCTTGGCGCGCCAGATCTCGAAACCTTCGTCCGCACCAATTGGGCCGAGCGGTTTTCGCAATGCCGCGCGGCGAACCTCTATGCGCAGGCACTCGCTTGGTTTCACGGCGATATCAGCGGCAACACTCTTTACAACGGCGATCTCACGCAAGCGCTCCAGTCCATAAAGGCGCAAATGCTCCTGATGCCGAGCGAGACGGATCTCTATTTCCGCGTTGCGGATAATGCGGCCGAGCTTCCCCATCTTGCAACCGGGACCCTGCGGTCAATCCCGAGTGTGTGGGGTCATCGCGCGGGCAATCCGAGCGCCAATCCGGCAGATGCCGCCTTTCTCAAGGCGAGGGTCGCGGATTTGCTGCTGGGGTAA